From the Lathyrus oleraceus cultivar Zhongwan6 chromosome 4, CAAS_Psat_ZW6_1.0, whole genome shotgun sequence genome, one window contains:
- the LOC127137914 gene encoding uncharacterized protein LOC127137914 encodes MDFGRKKTQKYTFKSPKLEYLRILGSLVVDTEAFSKRYVHLVSLLKIDMENGLLSMLIQFYDPVYHCFTFPDYLLMPTLEEYSHLLGVTISSQAPLYGLEDDPKDQDIAKATHLKMLEIRDHMTTKGKMLGLTAKFLMNKAQYFARTRSVDAFEVVFPLLIYGLFLFPSFDDFVAMDAIKIFLIGNLVPILLVDAYHSVHMRNSYRGGMVTCCVPMLYK; translated from the coding sequence ATGGATTTTGGAAGGAAAAAGACTCAAAAGTACACTTTCAAGAGTCCTAAGTTAGAATACCTAAGGATATTGGGATCTTTGGTTGTTGACACAGAGGCTTTCAGTAAAAGATATGTACATTTGGTCTCTCTTTTGAAGATCGACATGGAAAATGGACTTCTTTCTATGTTGATTCAGTTTTATGATCCCGTGTATCACTGTTTCACTTTCCCCGACTATCTGCTTATGCCAACACTTGAAGAATACTCTCATTTGCTCGGTGTTACTATTTCTAGTCAAGCTCCACTTTATGGTTTGGAGGATGATCCCAAAGATCAAGACATTGCAAAGGCTACTCACTTGAAAATGTTAGAGATCAGGGATCACATGACCACGAAAGGAAAAATGCTTGGTTTGACAGCTAAGTTTCTAATGAACAAAGCTCAGTATTTTGCTAGAACGAGGAGTGTGGATGCGTTTGAGGTTGTTTTTCCTCTACTTATCTATGGATTGTTCCTCTTTCCTAGTTTTGATGACTTTGTTGCCATGGATGCCATCAAGATCTTCTTAATAGGAAATCTAGTTCCTATTTTGCTTGTCGATGCCTATCATTCTGTTCATATGAGGAATTCTTATAGAGGAGGAATGGTTACATGTTGCGTGCCTATGTTGTACAAGTGa